The region GATGAACTGGTTGATTCCGTAGAGCAGGAAGGCTTCGAAGCAATCACCGCCATCCTTACTATGGTTCATTATCTGCGTAAAAGGGCAGAAGAAGAAAAAGCCAAGAACGCACCCCGTCTCGCTCAGGTCAGCTAGCAGGCGAATAAGAAGCATACAAAAAACCCCGGTAGTGAAAACTGCCGGGGTTTTTTGTGTTTTTAAAGCTGTGAGTTTTCAGTCTCAGCGGCTCTGCATGGCAGGCTTCTGAAAAAAATCAGCAATCGTGTACGTCTTTATTAATGTAAAAACACAGGTCAAAAAGGTTGTTGACCATCTGGTCCACAAGATGATCCTGCTCCGGATTGGGAGCTTGTGTGTTAACTGTCTTATTGATTATCTTGGCAAATAATACTGAGACGAGTTCATCATCTTTGTTGGTCCAGTATTTTGTTGCAGACGCAGTTTTATTATCGAATCCATGATAATACATACACTCCTCCGTGAGTGGCATCGGTCGGCCATAAATTTGTCCGCCTGTTCATATTTTTGCTATCGGCAGGTGGAGGTGTTCACTTTACATTGAAATGATATATTTTTTTGAAATGGAGCAAAAAGCCTGCGGTCATTGATTTAATCATGTAAAATAAATACAAGGGATAAATGGGTGACAGGACACCTGTTACCTGAGTTTTAATCTACCTAATCTGTAATAAATGGTGTCTCCGTCTGCGCTGACGGATGTACCGGGATGGATCCGATGCGTTTTTCCCTCAGAAAAAAGATAATAGCCATTGCCTGTGGAGCCGCAATCATCCCCATTGTGGCTATGTTCATCATCACCGACGTGCTTGAGGACCGCTTACAGGACTGCATAAAAAATGAAGTCTATTCCCTTATTGAATCACATGTTTCCCAGCTTACGGCTGATCTTTATGAGGAATGCCGTACTTCGGATCAATTGCTGGTCGCGGAAACAGACAGGGCGGCTATGGCTTTGGAAGTCCTGCTGGAAGATCAAGGTCGGGTAAAGGTCTTAAAAAGAGTTTCGGATTGGCCGGTCAATAACCGCAGGGCATCCGGTAAAGAAGAAGTAACAGTTCCTGTGTTGGTCATCGGCGGGCGGGAGCTTACTTATGCCGGCAGCAAGGGCAAACCGTTACCTATGCTGGTGGAAGCTACACGTATTTCCGGGGCCTTCTGCACTGTTTTCCAAAGATTCAATCCTGAGGGCGATATGCTGGTGGTGGATACCACGGCAGAATCCGGGGAGGAAAATTGGCAACCGGGAGATATCTTTTATTCTCTAAGCGATAACGGCAAGGTGGAGTCGGTTATCGGCGATGTCCTTTCCGGTCGTACCGTTAAAAAATATGCACTCCAGAATGACGGAACCCGCTACACTATTTACGTTCCCTTGCGCGATCAGGACGGATATGTAACCGGAATGATTGCCGTATATATGAATAATGACATCATTGATATATTGCGTAAGTCCATGTTCAAAACCACCATCGGCAAGAGCGGATACCTCTGGTCAATCGGCAGCAGAGGAGAAAATAGGGGCCGTTATATTGTCTCCAATTTAGCTGAAAATAGCGCTACCTCTGCGGATGCCGTGGGCGAAAATAAAGAATTCGTGGAAGAAATCATCAATCAGGCTGTTGAATCAGGAGAAGGCACACTCAGCAGCAAAGCCTATGTCTGGAAAACCGGGGCCGACAGTGACGGCCGGAAGAAAATTTCTGTATACACCTACTTCAAACCTTGGGGCTGGGTTGTCGGGTCCAGTGTTTTTCTTGATGAATATCAGGGTATTTCCGATCGCTTAACCGGCGTGCTCAATTATCTGGTTGAGTGGTTGACTATCACCGGAGTGCTCCTGCTGATAATCACTCTTGCTGTTTCCCTTTATGCCAGCGGGCTTATTGCCGATCCGGTCAGCCATATGATGGAGCTGGTTAAGATTATCGCCTCGGGTGATGTGTACAAGGCAAAGAAAAGTCTGGCCGTTGTTGAGGAGAATTGTCCCAATGCCCGCAAGGCTATCCTGCATGCCGAGACGCCGGAAGTGCTCGATGAGACCGGACAGCTTTACCTTGCAATCAGGGAAATGGTCGAGGCTCTCTATTCCCTTATTGGGCAGGTGCAGCGTTCGGGAATTCAGGTAACCACCTCATCAACCGAAATTGCAGCCTCGGCACGTCAACTTGAGGTGACCTTTAATCAACAGGCCTCCGCTACCACCCAGATAAGCGCCACCAGCGCTGAGATTTCCGCAAATTCAGGTGAACTGGCCAGAGCCATGCATCATGTTAATGACTCCGCCTCAACTATGGACTTACTCGCATCTGAAGGTCAGGACGGCCTTAAGACGATGATCAGGATCATGGATGATCTGAGTAGCGCCACGATCACCATCACCGGCAAGCTGGATGAAATCAACGATCGGGCCAATTCAATTGAAGGCATCGTCAACACCATAACCAAAGTGGCGGACCGCACCAACCTGCTTTCACTTAATGCCGCGATTGAAGCGGAGAAGGCCGGTAAGTTCGGTCAGGGTTTTTCTGTTGTCGCTGCCGAAATTAGACGTCTGGCTGATCAGACTTCCGTAGCCGCTCTCGAGATTGAAGATATGATCGGCAATATGCGCTCTTCCGTTGATTCCGGTGTGGATGAGATGGAAAAATTCGCTTCGGATGTCCGTTTCGGAGCGGACAAAGCAGGCAAACTGGGTAAAAAACTTGACGGTATCATGATCGGGGTCCGGGAACTGAATCCCAGAATTGAACAGGTCAACGACGGCATGAGCGCACAGGCTGAAGGGGCCGGACAGATTAGCGAGGCCATGGCGCAGCTTTCCGATACCGCATCGGATACTTCCGATGCTCTTGCGGAATTCAACCGGGCGACATCGCAGCTGAACGAAGCCGTGCAGGGCTTACGCAGCGAAGTTTCGCGTTTCAAGGTGAGTGAATAGTCATGCTGGTACTTACATTCAGGATAGGTAAATATATTTACGGTCTTGAAGCCAAGCTTGTGGCCGAGGTTGTTCCCCCCGCTGTGTGCAAGGAGCTGCCCCGTTCACCGGATTACGTGAAGGGGCTTTTCAACTATCGCAGCCGGGTTACCCCGCTGGTGGACCTTTCCATGCTGGCCATGGACACGCCCTGCGCTTCGCGAATGTCTACCCGCATTATCATCATCGATCTGGCCGATCTTGATGACGGAGAGGAACGCAATGAGAAGTTTCTGGGACTGCTGGCTGAAAATATTACTGCAACTTTGAAAATTGGGGATTCTGATTTTGAGGATTCCGGACTGGAAATACCGGATGCCCCGTGGCTTGGGCGGGTGGCTCGGTTCAATGGAAATATGCTGCAACTGGTTAAGCCGCAGAAGCTGCTTACGGATGAGTTGCACCGGGTGCTTTTTCCTAAGGAAGAACTTAGCGGGCTTCAGGAGTAGGTAATGGACCTTGAGCCGTTCTATAAAATTCTCAACCGGGCTATGGGGCTTGCCCCTGACTCACTTGCCCGTTCCGGAGTTAAATTCGCTCTGAAATCACGTATGCGTGAGACCGGGTGCGATGAGCGGGAATATCTGGCCCAGCTGCGGTCCAATGATCGGGAGCTGTCCGAGTTTATTGAGGAAGTGGTGGTCCCTGAAACATGGTTTTTCCGGGATAGAAAGCCTTTTGATCTGCTTTTTGAAACCGCAATGGAGAAGAAAAACGAAGAATTCAGGGTACTCAGTGCCCCCTGCTCAACCGGGGAAGAATCCTACTCCATAGCCATGACGCTTATGGGAGCCGGGCTGAAGGATTTCCGTGTGGACGGAGTGGATATCAGTAAGCGGGCTTTGCACAAAGCGAAGGCTGGAATTTATTCGGATAATTCTTTCCGCTCGGAAGTTCCCTTATATGCCAAACGTTGGTTCAGTAAATGTTCGCAGGGACATAAGCTGGCGGAGGATATCAGGAATGCGGTCAGTTTTCATTCCGGGAATATTATTGAAGGTGGTTTTCCCCAAGGCCGATATGATGCGATATTTTGCCGTAACTTAATGATTTATCTGGATGAAGGATCGCGAAAAAATCTGGCTGAATTGTTAAGTTCCAAATTGCGTGATGACGGGCTGCTCTTTGTGGGACACTCTGAGATTCTGCCTGTTCTTAATGATTGGTTCACTCCGGTCAGGAAGCAGGGAACATTCGCATTGCGTAAAGGCCGGTTGAAGGTGGCCAAGCTGCTCCGGCCGGAAGGGGCTGGCGGGTATACCGGCGGTCTAAAGTTCAAAAAAATTCCGTACCTACCGTCTATGCCTATTGCGCCGGTTAAGCCTGTTGCGTCGCTTCGTCAAAAGGAAGCTGCCGGAATAGATCAGCAGGCCCATCAGAAACCGGTTCAGGATGAGATTTCAATAGATGAAATCAAGTTGCTGGCGGATAGGGGAGACGTTTCCAAGGCTCTGAATATGTGTGAAAAGTTGTTGCAGCGTGGTCCGGACCCGGAACTGTTTCATCTTTGCGCCCTGCTTCATGAATCTGAAGGAAATATTGCAATTGCTGAGGAGTTTTACGGCAAGGTACTTTATCTGGAACCG is a window of Maridesulfovibrio sp. DNA encoding:
- a CDS encoding methyl-accepting chemotaxis protein, with translation MRFSLRKKIIAIACGAAIIPIVAMFIITDVLEDRLQDCIKNEVYSLIESHVSQLTADLYEECRTSDQLLVAETDRAAMALEVLLEDQGRVKVLKRVSDWPVNNRRASGKEEVTVPVLVIGGRELTYAGSKGKPLPMLVEATRISGAFCTVFQRFNPEGDMLVVDTTAESGEENWQPGDIFYSLSDNGKVESVIGDVLSGRTVKKYALQNDGTRYTIYVPLRDQDGYVTGMIAVYMNNDIIDILRKSMFKTTIGKSGYLWSIGSRGENRGRYIVSNLAENSATSADAVGENKEFVEEIINQAVESGEGTLSSKAYVWKTGADSDGRKKISVYTYFKPWGWVVGSSVFLDEYQGISDRLTGVLNYLVEWLTITGVLLLIITLAVSLYASGLIADPVSHMMELVKIIASGDVYKAKKSLAVVEENCPNARKAILHAETPEVLDETGQLYLAIREMVEALYSLIGQVQRSGIQVTTSSTEIAASARQLEVTFNQQASATTQISATSAEISANSGELARAMHHVNDSASTMDLLASEGQDGLKTMIRIMDDLSSATITITGKLDEINDRANSIEGIVNTITKVADRTNLLSLNAAIEAEKAGKFGQGFSVVAAEIRRLADQTSVAALEIEDMIGNMRSSVDSGVDEMEKFASDVRFGADKAGKLGKKLDGIMIGVRELNPRIEQVNDGMSAQAEGAGQISEAMAQLSDTASDTSDALAEFNRATSQLNEAVQGLRSEVSRFKVSE
- a CDS encoding chemotaxis protein CheW translates to MLVLTFRIGKYIYGLEAKLVAEVVPPAVCKELPRSPDYVKGLFNYRSRVTPLVDLSMLAMDTPCASRMSTRIIIIDLADLDDGEERNEKFLGLLAENITATLKIGDSDFEDSGLEIPDAPWLGRVARFNGNMLQLVKPQKLLTDELHRVLFPKEELSGLQE
- a CDS encoding CheR family methyltransferase — its product is MDLEPFYKILNRAMGLAPDSLARSGVKFALKSRMRETGCDEREYLAQLRSNDRELSEFIEEVVVPETWFFRDRKPFDLLFETAMEKKNEEFRVLSAPCSTGEESYSIAMTLMGAGLKDFRVDGVDISKRALHKAKAGIYSDNSFRSEVPLYAKRWFSKCSQGHKLAEDIRNAVSFHSGNIIEGGFPQGRYDAIFCRNLMIYLDEGSRKNLAELLSSKLRDDGLLFVGHSEILPVLNDWFTPVRKQGTFALRKGRLKVAKLLRPEGAGGYTGGLKFKKIPYLPSMPIAPVKPVASLRQKEAAGIDQQAHQKPVQDEISIDEIKLLADRGDVSKALNMCEKLLQRGPDPELFHLCALLHESEGNIAIAEEFYGKVLYLEPDHVEALVHYALLLENRGDSRKAEIMRNRTLRAEKRNEAG